A section of the Burkholderia mallei ATCC 23344 genome encodes:
- the argS gene encoding arginine--tRNA ligase translates to MLPAQKHTLETLLENSVKQVVQASKGDADAAFVLPAIALERPKVAAHGDVACNVALQLAKPLGANPRQLAEQIVAALTAQPEAAGLVDAAEIAGPGFINLRLTPASKQAVIGAVLAQGRAFGASERDHDKRVLLEFVSANPTGPLHVGHGRQAALGDALANVLASQGYAVHREFYYNDAGVQIGNLAISTQARARGLKPGDAGWPEAAYNGEYIADIARDYLNGETVAASDGEPVTGKRDVEDLEAIRKFAVTYLRREQDMDLKAFGVKFDQYYLESSLYTEGRVEKTVDALIAAGMTYEQEGALWLRTTDEGDDKDRVMRKTDGTYTYFVPDVAYHVTKWERGFTKVINIQGSDHHGTIARVRAGLQGLHIGIPKGYPDYVLHKMVTVMRDGQEVKISKRAGSYVTVRDLIEWSGGATPGSEGSPELLDEATITRGRDAVRFFLISRKADTEFVFDIDLALKQNDENPVYYVQYAHARICSVINEWKSRYGATDALLPGADLSPLDSKQAMALMQKLAEYPDVLAHAAGELAPHAVAFYLRELASEFHSFYNAERVLVDEQAPRTARVALLAATRQVLENGLAMLGVSAPSKM, encoded by the coding sequence ATGCTGCCTGCTCAAAAACATACTCTCGAAACCCTGCTCGAAAACAGCGTGAAGCAGGTCGTCCAGGCGTCGAAGGGCGACGCCGACGCCGCGTTCGTCCTCCCCGCGATCGCGCTCGAGCGCCCGAAGGTCGCCGCGCACGGCGACGTCGCGTGCAACGTCGCGCTGCAGCTCGCGAAGCCGCTCGGCGCGAATCCGCGCCAGCTCGCCGAACAGATCGTCGCCGCGCTCACCGCGCAGCCCGAGGCGGCGGGCCTCGTCGACGCGGCCGAGATCGCCGGGCCCGGCTTCATCAACCTGCGCCTCACGCCCGCGTCGAAGCAGGCGGTGATCGGCGCGGTGCTCGCGCAAGGCCGCGCGTTCGGCGCGTCCGAGCGCGACCACGACAAGCGCGTGCTGCTCGAATTCGTGTCCGCGAACCCGACGGGCCCGCTGCACGTCGGCCACGGCCGGCAGGCCGCGCTCGGCGACGCGCTCGCGAACGTGCTCGCGAGCCAGGGCTACGCGGTGCACCGCGAGTTCTACTACAACGACGCCGGCGTGCAAATCGGCAATCTCGCGATCTCGACGCAGGCGCGCGCCCGCGGCCTGAAGCCCGGCGACGCCGGCTGGCCGGAGGCCGCGTACAACGGCGAGTACATCGCCGACATCGCGCGCGACTACCTGAACGGCGAGACCGTCGCCGCGAGCGACGGCGAGCCGGTGACGGGCAAGCGCGACGTCGAGGATCTCGAGGCGATCCGCAAGTTCGCGGTCACGTACCTGCGCCGCGAGCAGGACATGGATCTGAAGGCGTTCGGCGTGAAATTCGACCAGTACTACCTGGAATCGTCGCTCTACACGGAAGGCCGCGTCGAGAAAACCGTCGACGCGCTGATCGCGGCCGGCATGACCTACGAGCAGGAAGGCGCGCTGTGGCTGCGCACGACCGACGAAGGCGACGACAAGGACCGCGTGATGCGCAAGACGGACGGCACGTACACGTACTTCGTGCCGGATGTCGCGTACCACGTGACGAAGTGGGAGCGCGGCTTCACGAAGGTCATCAACATCCAGGGCTCGGACCACCACGGCACGATCGCGCGCGTGCGCGCGGGCCTGCAGGGGCTGCACATCGGGATTCCGAAGGGCTACCCGGACTACGTGCTGCACAAGATGGTCACGGTGATGCGCGACGGCCAGGAAGTGAAAATCTCCAAGCGCGCGGGCAGCTACGTGACGGTGCGCGACCTGATCGAATGGTCGGGCGGCGCGACGCCGGGCTCGGAAGGCTCGCCCGAGCTGCTCGACGAGGCGACGATCACGCGCGGGCGCGACGCGGTGCGCTTCTTCCTGATTTCCCGCAAGGCGGACACCGAATTCGTGTTCGACATCGATCTCGCGCTGAAACAGAACGACGAAAACCCGGTCTACTACGTGCAGTACGCGCACGCGCGGATCTGCTCGGTGATCAACGAATGGAAGTCGCGCTACGGCGCGACCGACGCGCTGCTGCCGGGCGCCGATCTCTCGCCGCTCGACAGCAAGCAGGCGATGGCGCTGATGCAAAAGCTCGCCGAATATCCGGACGTGCTCGCGCACGCGGCCGGCGAGCTCGCGCCGCATGCGGTCGCGTTCTACCTGCGCGAGCTCGCGAGCGAGTTTCACTCGTTCTACAATGCGGAGCGCGTTCTCGTCGACGAACAAGCGCCGCGCACCGCGCGCGTCGCGCTCCTCGCGGCGACGCGCCAGGTGCTCGAAAACGGTCTCGCGATGCTCGGCGTATCCGCGCCCAGCAAGATGTGA
- a CDS encoding IS1182-like element ISBma2 family transposase yields the protein MLKTPMPTQHELEMVTLEELVPKDHLLRQIDAAVDFEFIRAKVAHLYCADNGRPALDPVVMFKLLFIGYLFGVRSERQLMREVQVNVAYRWFARFRLTDKVPDASTFSQNRRRRFTDTTVYQEIFDEIVRQAIKRGLVDGRVLYTDSTHLKANANKGKFDVVKLEQTPAAYTEALNAAVDADRAAHGRKPLDRDDDEPPSSKDTKLSRTDPDSGYMVRDDKPKGFFYLDHRTVDAKHAIITDTHVTPASVHDSQPYLDRLDRQRERFEFKVEAVGLDAGYFTPAVCQGLEERGIAGVMGYRTPNHKPGMFYKRQFKYDAYRNEYVCPQGQALPYSTTNRLGYREYKSNAQICGRCPVRSQCTNSAIAVKVVTRHVWERAKERVDARRLTEWGQRIYARRKQTVERSFADAKQLHGHRYARMRGLRKVAEQCLLAAAAQNIKKIAMLLARKRKKGPAGPDWRFVRMLLRLVSGLRCSFDYPLAANPQS from the coding sequence ATGCTGAAGACGCCCATGCCCACGCAGCACGAACTCGAGATGGTGACGCTCGAGGAACTCGTGCCGAAGGACCACCTGCTGCGCCAGATCGATGCGGCGGTGGATTTCGAGTTCATCCGCGCGAAGGTGGCGCATCTGTATTGCGCGGACAACGGGCGGCCGGCGCTCGATCCCGTGGTGATGTTCAAGCTGTTGTTCATCGGCTACCTGTTCGGGGTGCGCAGCGAGCGGCAACTGATGCGTGAGGTCCAGGTCAACGTCGCCTATCGCTGGTTCGCCCGGTTCCGGCTGACCGACAAGGTGCCGGATGCGTCAACGTTCTCGCAGAATCGCCGCCGACGCTTCACGGACACGACGGTGTATCAGGAGATCTTCGACGAGATCGTGCGGCAGGCGATCAAGCGCGGGCTGGTCGACGGTCGGGTGCTGTACACGGACAGCACGCACCTGAAGGCGAACGCGAACAAAGGCAAGTTCGATGTGGTAAAGCTGGAGCAGACGCCGGCCGCCTACACGGAGGCATTGAACGCGGCAGTGGATGCGGACCGGGCCGCGCATGGCAGGAAGCCGCTGGATCGCGACGACGATGAGCCGCCGTCTAGCAAGGACACCAAGCTCAGCCGGACCGATCCGGACAGCGGCTACATGGTGCGGGACGACAAGCCGAAGGGGTTCTTCTATCTGGACCACCGCACGGTGGATGCCAAGCACGCGATCATCACCGATACGCATGTGACGCCGGCCTCGGTGCATGACAGCCAGCCGTATCTGGATCGGCTGGATCGCCAGCGCGAGCGCTTTGAGTTCAAGGTCGAGGCGGTGGGGCTGGATGCGGGCTACTTCACGCCGGCGGTGTGCCAGGGGCTGGAGGAGCGAGGGATTGCCGGGGTGATGGGCTATCGCACGCCGAACCACAAGCCGGGCATGTTCTACAAACGGCAGTTCAAGTACGACGCGTATCGCAACGAATACGTGTGCCCGCAGGGGCAGGCCCTGCCGTACAGCACGACCAATCGGCTCGGCTATCGGGAATACAAATCCAATGCGCAGATCTGCGGGCGCTGCCCGGTACGATCGCAGTGCACGAACAGTGCGATCGCGGTGAAGGTGGTAACGCGCCACGTGTGGGAGCGCGCCAAGGAGCGGGTGGACGCGCGGCGCTTGACCGAATGGGGCCAACGCATTTACGCGCGGCGCAAGCAGACGGTGGAGCGCAGCTTCGCCGATGCCAAGCAGCTGCATGGGCACCGTTATGCCCGTATGCGTGGGCTACGCAAGGTGGCCGAGCAGTGCTTGCTGGCCGCGGCGGCACAGAACATCAAGAAGATTGCGATGCTGCTGGCGCGGAAGCGGAAAAAGGGGCCAGCGGGTCCCGATTGGCGCTTCGTGCGCATGCTGCTGCGTCTGGTGAGCGGTTTGCGCTGCAGCTTCGACTACCCGCTCGCGGCGAACCCGCAATCCTGA
- a CDS encoding DUF1840 domain-containing protein, protein MITFKSKAAQDLDVLKDFAVYVLGLVGKQLGERGVITSDELDGAIAKLEDAVSQAKQARAEHAGHFHEDEPDHAHHEVPPSLAQRVAPFLTMLREAKAQNADIHWGF, encoded by the coding sequence ATGATTACGTTCAAAAGCAAGGCGGCACAGGATCTGGATGTGCTGAAGGATTTCGCGGTCTACGTGCTCGGCCTCGTCGGCAAGCAGCTCGGCGAGCGTGGGGTGATCACGTCCGACGAGCTCGACGGCGCGATTGCGAAGCTCGAAGACGCGGTGAGTCAGGCGAAGCAGGCGCGGGCCGAGCATGCGGGCCACTTCCATGAAGACGAGCCCGATCATGCGCACCACGAAGTGCCGCCGAGCCTCGCGCAACGCGTCGCGCCGTTCCTCACGATGCTGCGCGAGGCGAAGGCGCAGAACGCCGACATCCACTGGGGCTTCTGA